Proteins found in one Elusimicrobiaceae bacterium genomic segment:
- a CDS encoding HAMP domain-containing histidine kinase: MSIFSKLFKLFITVVLMPLIPMVLLLGYYQSRQKTTILENHYNLAEIVSSELPHYVTELDGHLDFIPDLAVALPQQTAVTQLLAQAMEKDPQWLFLAVFTPEGTELTGLVRGENTKPQSSTDLAPAHDQDFRLQARLTDVDGNIPSLEFVYPLSKGYWLYGRQTLPDLLDRLAQMRIGPTGQIYLATKEGKLLTAPYQDNPEIAPLQLQQQFQAKTPLIFKLKGKEGKFVGAVSSEPRLGIYTVVLQPRSEAFRSLYFSYLVLILFVLTIAMLSYFGALAFSRSLGEPIAQLIQGAQAVSRGDLDHRVREDVGWGEFQELIASFNKMTADLKDYQALQLKNQVSEMKEQVFRAVAHDLRAPLVGLQGYIYLLSSGQVSEQEQREYLSRMMEAAQNLSSLLEDVLAVSRVEAGVALPKRQTIEVEPLLQSVLHAQLPSAQNKNLEVSCEVPAALTVYADLKLLRRIISNLLSNAIKFTEHGFIKIKAWQEDNNVYISLQDSGIGMTEEQCQTIFDKYHQVNARTEGYGLGLFISRQLAQAHGGDLTVQSVLNQGSTFMLRLPQEGK; this comes from the coding sequence ATGTCTATTTTTTCCAAACTATTCAAACTATTTATTACGGTTGTTTTAATGCCGCTTATTCCCATGGTTTTACTATTGGGATATTACCAGAGCCGGCAGAAGACTACCATCTTGGAAAACCACTATAATTTGGCGGAAATTGTTTCTTCCGAATTGCCTCATTATGTAACAGAGTTGGACGGACATTTAGATTTTATACCTGACTTGGCGGTGGCCTTACCGCAACAAACTGCGGTCACACAATTACTTGCCCAGGCTATGGAAAAAGACCCGCAATGGTTGTTTTTGGCAGTATTTACGCCGGAAGGGACTGAACTGACGGGTCTAGTCCGCGGTGAAAACACAAAGCCTCAATCTTCAACGGATTTAGCCCCGGCCCACGACCAAGATTTTCGTTTGCAAGCCCGTTTAACTGACGTGGATGGCAATATTCCTTCTTTGGAATTTGTGTATCCGTTGTCAAAGGGATATTGGCTGTACGGAAGGCAAACCCTGCCGGATTTATTAGACCGATTAGCCCAAATGCGTATTGGCCCGACCGGACAAATTTATTTGGCTACCAAGGAAGGAAAATTATTGACAGCACCTTATCAGGATAATCCGGAAATAGCACCTTTGCAGTTGCAACAACAATTTCAGGCTAAAACTCCGTTAATTTTTAAGCTCAAAGGAAAAGAAGGCAAATTTGTGGGGGCGGTTTCGTCCGAGCCGCGTTTGGGTATATACACCGTTGTGTTGCAACCTAGGTCAGAGGCCTTTCGCAGTTTATATTTTTCCTACTTGGTGCTGATTTTATTTGTGTTGACAATTGCTATGTTGTCTTACTTTGGGGCATTGGCATTTTCGCGCAGTTTGGGAGAACCTATCGCACAACTTATTCAAGGAGCGCAAGCCGTTAGCCGCGGAGATTTGGACCACCGGGTGCGAGAAGACGTGGGGTGGGGGGAATTTCAAGAGTTGATAGCATCTTTTAATAAGATGACAGCTGATTTGAAAGATTATCAGGCCTTGCAACTTAAAAATCAGGTTAGCGAAATGAAGGAACAAGTGTTCCGTGCCGTGGCGCATGATTTACGCGCACCGCTAGTGGGGTTGCAAGGGTATATTTATTTGCTTTCCAGCGGTCAGGTTAGTGAACAGGAACAGCGGGAATATCTGTCTCGCATGATGGAGGCGGCGCAAAACTTATCTTCTTTGCTCGAAGATGTGCTGGCTGTTTCGCGGGTGGAGGCCGGAGTTGCTTTGCCTAAGCGGCAAACGATAGAAGTGGAACCTTTATTGCAAAGTGTTCTGCACGCGCAGTTACCCTCGGCCCAAAACAAGAACTTGGAAGTAAGTTGCGAGGTGCCCGCCGCCCTTACGGTCTATGCAGACCTCAAATTATTACGGCGCATTATTAGCAATTTATTGTCTAATGCCATTAAATTTACCGAGCACGGTTTTATCAAAATAAAAGCTTGGCAAGAGGACAACAATGTCTATATTTCGTTGCAAGACAGCGGGATTGGAATGACGGAAGAACAATGTCAAACAATTTTTGATAAATATCACCAAGTAAATGCCCGCACAGAAGGGTATGGACTGGGATTATTTATCAGCCGCCAGCTGGCTCAGGCCCATGGGGGAGATTTGACTGTTCAATCGGTATTGAACCAAGGAAGTACCTTTATGCTACGGTTGCCGCAGGAGGGAAAATGA
- a CDS encoding 30S ribosomal protein S18 — MSEEIKTTETTAAAPAAAARPERPARPFAKKRFESRRKVCKVCAEKIDNIDYKNFQFVKSFTMDSGKILSRRITGTCAKHQRQITKAIKRDRNLAILPYSLPKK, encoded by the coding sequence ATGTCCGAAGAAATTAAAACTACAGAAACTACCGCCGCTGCTCCGGCCGCGGCTGCCAGACCGGAAAGACCGGCCCGTCCGTTTGCTAAAAAACGCTTTGAAAGCCGCCGCAAAGTATGCAAAGTTTGCGCGGAAAAAATTGACAACATTGATTACAAAAATTTCCAATTCGTCAAATCTTTCACCATGGACAGCGGGAAAATTCTCTCCCGCCGCATTACCGGCACCTGTGCCAAGCATCAACGCCAAATTACCAAAGCTATTAAACGTGACCGCAATTTGGCTATCTTGCCGTATTCGTTGCCGAAGAAATAA
- a CDS encoding prepilin-type N-terminal cleavage/methylation domain-containing protein yields the protein MKHNKQAFTLIELLVVVLIIGLLSAIALPQYEKAIWKSKAANLQLLTRRIGEEHQIYYDDNATCATSFAAIDTSLDGALPTELNNSTIVFWDGYGRINGRGNDNFSVGIYCDQYRGYWILGRFSKGPYAGSGFAFLNDPVYTGIDKKYSKQLLCLAHNDSDGINKGFCKMFSNTEPIKSSAYDKFYEM from the coding sequence ATGAAACACAACAAACAGGCCTTCACGCTAATAGAATTATTAGTAGTCGTTCTTATCATTGGCCTTTTATCAGCCATTGCCCTACCACAGTATGAGAAAGCAATATGGAAAAGCAAAGCCGCTAATCTGCAACTTCTCACAAGAAGAATTGGGGAAGAACATCAGATATATTATGACGACAACGCAACTTGTGCTACTTCTTTTGCTGCAATTGATACCAGTTTAGATGGAGCTCTACCAACAGAACTCAATAATTCCACCATCGTATTTTGGGATGGGTATGGCAGAATAAATGGTAGAGGAAATGACAACTTTAGCGTGGGAATATACTGTGACCAGTATAGAGGTTACTGGATACTAGGTCGTTTCTCAAAAGGTCCTTATGCAGGTTCTGGATTTGCATTTCTCAATGATCCCGTGTATACAGGAATAGACAAGAAATACAGTAAACAACTTCTTTGCTTAGCACACAATGATAGTGACGGGATTAACAAAGGCTTCTGCAAAATGTTTTCTAACACAGAACCAATTAAGAGTTCTGCTTACGATAAATTTTATGAGATGTAA
- a CDS encoding 2,3-bisphosphoglycerate-independent phosphoglycerate mutase, whose protein sequence is MKKVVLIIRDGWGNAKAGKYNAVSHANTPNMDKYLAQWPHTEIEASGEQVGLPAGYMGSSEVGHLNMGAGRIVVQELKRLKDTIEDGSLFKSAPFAAAIDNCLKNNKALHLMGLVQDEGVHAHQDHLFAIVKYAAQKGVKQIWVHFFSDGRDTPPKSSVGFIRQTEDVLKECGVGKIATIQGRYYAMDRSENWALTDQAYNLIVHAQGAHAATAEEAVKTDYETLKTPDGGPMVDEYIPPTVLGDYKGMTEGDSVIFFNFRQDRAIQLTKAFIDEAYAGHINRVPCVYCGLTKYYDSFPYNALPSMTDGGGMDHLLGQVISDAGLKQLRLAETQKFKHVTSFFNGKQIQPYPGEDRIEIKGRFDPATFAEHPEMEAYRVAEEAVKQIDSEKYDFIVINFANGDMVGHTGNFNSVVKAIGVVDECVGQVTEKALSKGYAVMITADHGNAEEMWDEKINMPKTAHTTNLVDFVYINPDEAHAKMAATGNLGDIAVTVLDVMGLEKPVDMTAKSLIEK, encoded by the coding sequence ATGAAGAAAGTAGTTTTGATTATTCGCGACGGATGGGGAAATGCCAAAGCAGGCAAGTATAATGCTGTCAGCCATGCCAATACTCCCAATATGGATAAGTATTTAGCTCAGTGGCCGCATACGGAAATTGAGGCCTCCGGTGAGCAAGTGGGATTGCCGGCAGGGTATATGGGATCTTCGGAAGTAGGACATTTGAATATGGGCGCAGGGCGCATTGTGGTACAAGAACTCAAACGCTTAAAAGATACTATTGAAGACGGCTCTTTATTTAAGTCCGCTCCGTTCGCTGCCGCGATTGATAATTGCTTGAAAAATAACAAGGCCTTGCATTTAATGGGACTGGTACAAGATGAAGGTGTTCACGCGCACCAAGACCATTTGTTTGCGATTGTTAAATATGCCGCGCAAAAAGGCGTGAAACAAATTTGGGTACATTTCTTTTCAGACGGCCGCGATACACCGCCGAAATCTTCCGTTGGATTTATTCGCCAAACCGAAGACGTGCTTAAAGAATGCGGCGTAGGTAAAATAGCCACCATTCAAGGGCGTTACTATGCCATGGACCGCAGTGAAAACTGGGCCCTGACAGACCAAGCCTACAATTTAATTGTACACGCCCAAGGCGCACACGCCGCCACCGCTGAAGAAGCGGTGAAAACCGATTATGAAACCTTGAAAACCCCGGACGGCGGCCCCATGGTGGATGAATATATCCCGCCGACCGTATTGGGCGATTATAAAGGAATGACCGAAGGCGACAGCGTGATTTTCTTTAATTTCCGCCAAGACCGCGCTATTCAACTGACGAAAGCCTTTATTGATGAGGCTTATGCCGGACATATTAACCGCGTGCCGTGCGTATATTGCGGGCTGACAAAATACTATGATTCCTTCCCGTACAATGCGCTGCCTTCCATGACAGATGGCGGCGGTATGGACCATTTGCTCGGACAAGTGATTTCTGATGCCGGACTGAAACAATTGCGCCTAGCCGAAACGCAAAAATTCAAACACGTTACTTCGTTCTTTAACGGGAAACAAATTCAGCCGTATCCCGGCGAGGACCGCATTGAAATCAAAGGACGTTTTGATCCGGCTACTTTTGCCGAGCATCCGGAAATGGAAGCCTACCGCGTAGCCGAAGAAGCCGTCAAACAAATTGATAGCGAAAAGTATGATTTTATCGTTATCAATTTTGCCAATGGCGATATGGTGGGGCACACCGGCAATTTTAATTCTGTGGTCAAAGCCATTGGAGTGGTGGACGAGTGCGTCGGACAAGTGACGGAAAAAGCCTTGTCTAAAGGATATGCGGTGATGATTACTGCCGACCATGGAAACGCCGAAGAAATGTGGGACGAAAAAATCAATATGCCCAAAACCGCGCACACTACCAATTTGGTAGATTTTGTGTATATTAACCCGGATGAGGCGCATGCCAAAATGGCCGCCACCGGCAATTTGGGTGATATCGCGGTAACGGTATTAGACGTCATGGGGCTTGAAAAACCCGTTGATATGACTGCCAAGAGTCTGATTGAGAAATAG
- a CDS encoding ATP-binding cassette domain-containing protein, with protein sequence MMKQDPIIRAEHLSIGYENKVIMKDLSFAIPKGDIFIIMGGSGCGKSTLLRTLTGLIPAQTGQIWIRNTDFTNATPKEKLDICKHSGILYQSGALFSSMTLAENVALPLQQYTNYTPDKISQIVAFKLALVGLGGYEDYYPSEISGGMRKRAGLARALALNPEIVYFDEPSAGLDPISSKNLDDLILEINKTLGTTIIVVTHELASIFAIGKNSIFLDKTIRTISAKGNPNELLKNPPNQQVYEFLTRGENYEKRTK encoded by the coding sequence ATGATGAAACAAGATCCGATAATCCGCGCGGAACATTTGAGCATTGGTTATGAGAATAAGGTAATCATGAAGGATTTATCGTTTGCCATTCCCAAAGGAGATATTTTTATCATTATGGGTGGCTCCGGATGTGGCAAAAGTACTCTACTGCGTACTCTCACAGGCCTTATTCCCGCTCAAACCGGCCAAATTTGGATACGTAACACTGATTTTACAAATGCCACGCCTAAAGAAAAATTGGATATTTGCAAGCATAGCGGTATTTTATATCAAAGCGGTGCATTGTTTAGTTCCATGACACTAGCTGAAAATGTGGCGCTTCCCTTGCAACAATATACCAATTATACACCGGATAAAATTAGCCAAATTGTAGCGTTTAAGCTGGCTTTAGTAGGGTTAGGCGGGTACGAGGATTACTACCCGTCCGAAATCAGCGGCGGTATGCGCAAACGTGCTGGGCTGGCCCGTGCATTAGCGTTGAATCCTGAAATTGTTTATTTCGACGAACCGTCTGCGGGATTGGACCCGATTAGCTCTAAAAATTTAGATGATTTGATATTGGAAATTAATAAAACATTAGGTACCACTATCATTGTTGTGACGCACGAACTTGCTTCTATTTTTGCGATTGGTAAAAATAGTATTTTCTTAGACAAAACGATTCGGACGATTTCAGCAAAAGGAAATCCAAATGAACTTTTAAAAAATCCGCCTAATCAGCAGGTTTATGAGTTTTTGACAAGAGGAGAAAATTATGAAAAGAGAACCAAATAA
- the rplI gene encoding 50S ribosomal protein L9 codes for MKVILRENVKNLGMAGDIVEVKTGYARNFLLPQGMAEVATEGTIKNWQLGAERRAKKIEAELKEARAIAEKLEGVVLPFTKTVNSDGVVFGSVNKADIYKALIALGHKIAKDSIELNMPVKALGETEVGIYLKPTVTAKIKVKIEALTEVETKIPDAKAETAQAK; via the coding sequence ATGAAAGTTATTTTAAGAGAAAACGTAAAAAATTTAGGCATGGCCGGTGATATTGTAGAAGTAAAAACCGGTTACGCTCGTAATTTCTTGTTGCCGCAAGGTATGGCCGAAGTAGCCACCGAAGGCACTATTAAAAATTGGCAATTAGGCGCAGAACGCCGTGCCAAAAAAATCGAAGCCGAACTCAAAGAAGCCCGTGCCATTGCTGAAAAATTGGAAGGCGTCGTGTTGCCTTTTACTAAAACTGTCAACAGCGACGGTGTAGTATTCGGTTCCGTTAACAAAGCCGATATTTACAAAGCCTTGATTGCTTTAGGGCATAAAATTGCCAAAGACAGCATTGAGCTGAATATGCCGGTAAAGGCTTTGGGCGAAACGGAAGTGGGTATCTATTTGAAACCGACCGTTACTGCCAAAATTAAAGTGAAAATTGAAGCTTTAACTGAAGTGGAAACGAAAATCCCCGATGCTAAAGCTGAAACGGCTCAAGCCAAATAA
- a CDS encoding single-stranded DNA-binding protein — protein MAGQIKLPEQNQVLVAGRLTRDPNVAFTQKGQAVCRFDVAVNRRYLDQASNEWKDDTVYVPVVVWGQAAERAKDRLKKGTPVYVEGRLTTSEYTDKATGQTRRSLQITCRRLQILESNFAGGASDYAAQPAAKDDVPSVDVDQPVMEDDVPF, from the coding sequence ATGGCAGGCCAAATTAAATTACCGGAACAGAACCAAGTCTTAGTGGCGGGCCGCTTAACGCGGGACCCCAATGTAGCCTTTACCCAAAAAGGGCAGGCTGTGTGCCGCTTTGACGTGGCTGTTAACCGCCGTTATTTAGACCAAGCCAGCAATGAATGGAAAGATGATACCGTGTATGTGCCCGTGGTAGTATGGGGCCAAGCTGCCGAACGTGCCAAGGACCGCTTGAAAAAGGGGACTCCGGTGTACGTAGAAGGCCGCTTGACAACCAGCGAATATACCGATAAAGCCACCGGTCAAACACGCCGTTCTTTGCAAATTACCTGCCGTCGGTTGCAAATTTTGGAAAGCAACTTTGCCGGCGGTGCGTCTGACTATGCCGCTCAACCGGCTGCCAAAGACGATGTACCTTCCGTAGATGTGGATCAACCCGTCATGGAAGATGATGTGCCATTTTAA
- a CDS encoding MCE family protein yields the protein MKREPNKKAIGLFLVIGFALFLGLIGQTVLHKIHTDTKDLAVMYFSESLQGLTEGSPVIFQGVEVGKVTRVVLVTNKDDLNFHVAVYARFKETDVISEGSLWEKLWKKDKELDFLGLMIKQGLRARLASQSYLTGQLRIDLVMLPDTEATMFDSPKKENIPQIPTVLSQKEELVRGLNRIKIQETLEKINTVAETLGKELPVLLPALTNSSKNLDQTLSRISENTEETLSNLNETLHDVSDAAKSTRNLTDYLEQHPESLIKGKKGE from the coding sequence ATGAAAAGAGAACCAAATAAAAAAGCAATCGGACTTTTTTTAGTAATCGGTTTTGCTTTATTTTTAGGATTAATCGGACAAACGGTTTTGCACAAAATACACACAGATACAAAAGATTTAGCGGTGATGTATTTTAGCGAATCTTTACAGGGTTTGACCGAAGGCTCTCCTGTTATATTTCAGGGAGTGGAAGTCGGTAAAGTCACGCGTGTAGTATTAGTGACTAATAAAGATGATTTGAACTTTCATGTGGCGGTTTATGCCCGCTTCAAAGAAACGGATGTGATCAGTGAAGGATCTCTTTGGGAAAAATTGTGGAAAAAAGACAAGGAGCTTGATTTTTTGGGTCTGATGATTAAACAGGGGCTTCGAGCGCGGTTGGCTTCCCAAAGTTATTTAACGGGGCAACTGCGGATTGATTTGGTCATGTTACCAGATACGGAAGCTACGATGTTTGATAGCCCTAAAAAGGAGAATATCCCGCAAATTCCGACAGTTTTATCCCAGAAGGAAGAGCTGGTACGTGGGCTCAATAGAATTAAAATTCAGGAAACACTTGAAAAAATTAACACGGTAGCGGAAACATTAGGCAAAGAATTGCCTGTTTTATTGCCCGCTTTGACGAACAGTTCTAAAAATTTAGATCAAACATTATCTCGGATATCTGAAAATACCGAGGAAACCCTTTCTAATCTAAATGAAACATTACATGATGTATCGGATGCGGCTAAATCTACTCGAAATTTGACAGATTATTTAGAACAACATCCCGAATCTCTGATTAAAGGAAAAAAAGGAGAATAA
- the rpsF gene encoding 30S ribosomal protein S6, protein MRTYETVTIVKPQLSDTEVATFVTNAKELVAKHGGEVTSEEKLGRRKFTHEVNHVRDGFYLYLKFKAQPEFVKVWEDTMKLNEQVLRSMVMLATEVKAKPAAVAK, encoded by the coding sequence ATGAGAACCTACGAAACAGTAACTATTGTAAAACCGCAACTTTCCGACACGGAAGTAGCGACTTTCGTGACCAATGCTAAAGAATTGGTCGCCAAACATGGTGGCGAAGTCACCAGTGAAGAAAAATTGGGCAGAAGAAAATTTACCCACGAAGTAAATCACGTGCGGGATGGCTTCTACCTCTATTTGAAATTTAAAGCCCAGCCGGAATTTGTAAAGGTATGGGAAGACACCATGAAACTCAACGAACAAGTGTTGCGCTCCATGGTCATGTTGGCTACTGAAGTCAAAGCCAAACCGGCCGCGGTGGCCAAATAA
- a CDS encoding DUF167 domain-containing protein gives METYLKVKVHADEKKEKLVQKSADTFEIWVKAPAERGQANAAVRSALAAHLGLPENKLSLIKGATSPAKIFLLRK, from the coding sequence ATGGAAACCTATCTTAAAGTAAAAGTACACGCGGATGAAAAGAAGGAAAAATTAGTCCAAAAATCTGCCGATACTTTCGAAATCTGGGTCAAAGCCCCTGCCGAGCGCGGACAAGCCAATGCCGCGGTGCGCAGCGCGTTAGCGGCGCATTTGGGCCTGCCGGAAAATAAGCTGTCTCTTATCAAGGGCGCCACTTCGCCCGCCAAAATTTTCCTACTGCGCAAATAA
- a CDS encoding 3'-5' exonuclease — MTPIENIKFACLDTETTGLCAAAGGKICEIAVSVSQNGQKLEEFSTLLNPQMPMHPDVIAIHGITNEMVAGAPVFADIVPQLLGLLEGCVLVAHNADFDLGFLRQEMQNCGLRFPEYPVLDTLKLARKNGKFERNKLGVIAQTLGISADGAHRAMADVRMTEKILYCFLQDFMKEGVRTWEELAQYQFKRHEAVVLGSTVFSSKK; from the coding sequence ATGACCCCGATAGAAAATATCAAATTTGCTTGTTTGGATACCGAAACCACCGGTTTATGTGCCGCGGCCGGCGGTAAAATTTGCGAGATTGCCGTATCGGTCAGCCAAAACGGTCAGAAATTGGAAGAATTTTCTACCTTGCTTAATCCGCAAATGCCTATGCATCCGGACGTGATTGCTATTCACGGTATTACTAATGAAATGGTGGCAGGTGCTCCTGTTTTTGCAGATATCGTTCCGCAACTACTGGGGCTGTTAGAGGGTTGCGTTTTGGTGGCACATAATGCAGATTTTGATTTAGGTTTTTTGCGGCAGGAAATGCAAAATTGTGGACTGCGCTTTCCGGAATATCCGGTACTGGATACCTTGAAATTAGCGCGCAAAAACGGGAAATTTGAGCGCAATAAACTGGGGGTTATTGCCCAAACCTTGGGTATTTCTGCCGACGGAGCACACCGTGCCATGGCCGATGTGCGCATGACGGAAAAGATTTTGTATTGTTTTTTGCAAGATTTTATGAAAGAGGGCGTGAGAACTTGGGAGGAACTGGCTCAGTACCAGTTTAAGCGCCATGAAGCGGTGGTGCTTGGTTCCACGGTCTTTTCGTCAAAGAAGTAA
- a CDS encoding ABC transporter permease: MIEIETEGNSIVCILKGVLDDTQSINIPVAGVSNRKIQLIGKDITSWTTDFVVKLFNVLRSVPRENITYSHLPEGMEQLLRLAFQVPTKQEDAAPAKEPFLERVGQWGINFFACICKGLSFIHECLNSWIRQLTGNAVYRSKDFWLILSDCGPKSILIVSLISFMVGLILAFVGSIQLKTFGAQIYVASLVTIGMTRIMGAVMTGIIMAGRTGASYAATIGTMQVNEELDALQTMGISCKDFLVLPRINALLLSMPILVLLADFMGMLGGCFVCVAFLGIPFSEYLKYTINSFYIKHFLVGVFHGIVFGYIIALCGCYFGVNCGRNADSVGAATTHAVVYSIVWMIVMTGVLTVIFQGLGI; the protein is encoded by the coding sequence ATGATTGAGATTGAAACAGAAGGCAATTCCATCGTCTGTATTTTAAAAGGTGTCTTAGACGACACCCAATCCATTAACATTCCGGTTGCTGGAGTGAGTAATAGAAAAATACAGCTCATTGGAAAAGATATTACATCTTGGACAACGGATTTTGTAGTTAAACTTTTTAACGTACTACGCTCGGTTCCTAGAGAGAACATTACTTATTCACACTTGCCGGAAGGGATGGAACAGCTCCTTCGCTTGGCGTTTCAAGTTCCCACTAAGCAAGAGGATGCCGCCCCTGCAAAAGAGCCCTTCTTAGAGCGTGTAGGTCAATGGGGCATTAACTTTTTTGCTTGCATTTGCAAAGGCTTGTCTTTTATCCATGAATGCTTAAACTCTTGGATAAGACAGCTGACAGGAAACGCCGTTTACCGCAGCAAAGACTTTTGGTTGATTCTATCCGATTGCGGACCTAAATCTATTTTAATTGTGTCGCTAATTAGTTTTATGGTGGGGCTTATTTTGGCCTTTGTAGGTTCCATACAACTCAAAACTTTTGGTGCGCAAATTTATGTGGCCAGTTTGGTCACGATTGGAATGACGCGTATTATGGGTGCGGTGATGACGGGTATTATCATGGCAGGTCGCACCGGAGCCTCCTATGCTGCTACCATCGGAACTATGCAGGTAAATGAGGAATTGGATGCCTTACAAACCATGGGGATTTCTTGTAAGGACTTTTTAGTATTGCCGCGTATTAATGCCCTCCTTCTTTCCATGCCTATTTTGGTTTTGCTGGCTGATTTCATGGGCATGTTAGGCGGATGCTTTGTATGTGTGGCATTTCTGGGCATTCCGTTTAGTGAATATCTGAAATATACGATTAACTCCTTTTACATAAAACATTTTCTGGTAGGTGTTTTCCACGGAATTGTTTTCGGCTATATAATCGCTTTATGTGGATGTTATTTTGGGGTAAACTGTGGACGCAATGCAGATAGTGTAGGGGCGGCCACTACCCATGCAGTGGTATATTCTATTGTATGGATGATTGTGATGACAGGCGTGCTTACCGTAATCTTTCAAGGATTGGGCATATGA
- a CDS encoding membrane integrity-associated transporter subunit PqiC: MKIIKIIIPCLLLGACMFGTSKNSKFYTLTSTPAPAVSIDYNAFVVVNRVQLPKYVDRAQIVTQHKDSAQVNISEYNRWVEAPATLATHALTEDLSVLLPAAQVKETRFKRGAADWTITVEIVEMNGVLGQKAEIIAWYTVQDKAGKIKTYQKFSNSVSIGKTYDELAQGYSQLLMQLSQEIAESLLAK; this comes from the coding sequence ATGAAAATTATAAAAATCATTATTCCTTGTTTATTGCTGGGTGCCTGTATGTTTGGGACGAGCAAAAATTCCAAGTTCTACACCCTGACATCTACTCCTGCCCCAGCTGTTTCTATTGATTATAACGCTTTTGTAGTGGTCAACCGTGTTCAATTGCCAAAATATGTAGATCGGGCGCAGATAGTAACTCAACATAAAGATTCTGCACAGGTTAATATATCGGAATATAATCGTTGGGTGGAAGCCCCTGCAACTTTGGCAACACATGCATTAACAGAAGATTTAAGTGTTCTTCTCCCGGCGGCACAAGTCAAGGAGACCCGGTTCAAAAGGGGCGCAGCCGACTGGACTATTACAGTAGAAATTGTTGAAATGAACGGCGTGCTGGGCCAAAAAGCAGAAATCATAGCTTGGTACACGGTTCAAGATAAAGCCGGAAAAATAAAGACTTATCAAAAATTCAGCAATTCCGTCTCTATCGGTAAAACTTACGATGAGTTAGCGCAAGGTTATAGCCAGCTGCTAATGCAGTTGAGTCAGGAAATTGCTGAAAGTTTGCTCGCGAAGTAG